A window of the Drosophila simulans strain w501 chromosome 2L, Prin_Dsim_3.1, whole genome shotgun sequence genome harbors these coding sequences:
- the LOC6730753 gene encoding ATP-binding cassette sub-family G member 1 isoform X2, with translation MDSSKLLKNVYGIDIHFEDLVYQVNVPKKQEKKSVLKGIKGTFKSGELTAIMGPSGAGKSSLMNILTGLTKSGVSGKIEIGKARKLCGYIMQDDHFFPYFTVEETMLMAATLKISNQCVSLKEKRTLIDYLLNSLKLTKTRQTKCSNLSGGQKKRLSIALELIDNPAVLFLDEPTTGLDSSSSFDTIQLLRGLANEGRTIVCTIHQPSTNIYNLFNLVYVLSAGRCTYQGTPQNTVMFLSSVGLECPPYHNPADFLLECANGDYGDQTEALAEAAKDIRWRYDQQLMQGEDADAPSETQVAKFNESQSPGQVQVQVQKIEIQNMESSKDLTKHTYPPTEYMRLWLLIGRCHLQFFRDWTLTYLKLGIHVLCSILIGLFFGDSGSNATKQISNVGMIMIHCVYLWYTTIMPGILRYPAEIEIIRKETFNNWYKLRTYYLATIITSTPVHIIFSTVYITIGYLMTDQPVEMDRFVKYLLSAVVVTICADGLGVFLGTVLNPVNGTFVGAVSTSCMLMFSGFLILLNHIPAAMRFMAYISPLRYALENMVISLYGNQRGQLICPPTEFYCHFKNAVTVLRQFGMEGGDFGYNILMILIQIAIFKVLAYFTLKHKIKTN, from the exons ATGGATAGCAGCAAGTTGTTGAAGAATGTCTACGGCATCGACATTCACTTCGAAGATCTCGTCTACCAGGTCAACGTACCCAAAAAGCAAG AGAAGAAGTCGGTGCTGAAGGGCATCAAGGGTACGTTCAAGTCGGGCGAACTGACCGCCATAATGGGCCCCTCGGGGGCGGGCAAATCTAGTCTTATGAACATCCTCACCGGTCTGACCAAATCCGGCGTCAGCGGGAAGATCGAGATCGGGAAGGCGCGCAAGCTGTGCGGCTACATAATGCAGGACGATCACTTCTTTCCCTACTTCACCGTGGAGGAGACCATGCTGATGGCGGCCACACTTAAAATCTCCAACCAGTGCGTCAGTCTCAAGGAAAAGCGAACTCTG ATCGACTATCTGCTGAACTCGCTGAAGCTGACGAAGACGCGGCAGACGAAGTGCTCCAACCTGAGTGGCGGCCAGAAGAAGCGCCTGTCCATCGCCCTGGAGCTGATAGACAATCCAGCTGTGCTATTTTTAGACGAGCCCACAAC CGGCTTGgacagctcctcctccttcgaCACCATCCAGCTGCTGCGCGGCCTGGCCAACGAGGGACGGACCATCGTGTGCACCATCCACCAGCCGTCGACCAACATCTACAATCTCTTCAACCTGGTCTACGTGCTCAGCGCGGGTCGATGCACCTACCAGGGCACGCCCCAGAACACGGTCATGTTTCTCAGCAGCGTGGGCCTGGAGTGCCCGCCCTACCACAATCCCGCCGACTTCC TGCTGGAATGCGCGAACGGGGACTACGGCGATCAGACGGAGGCTCTGGCGGAAGCGGCCAAGGACATACGCTGGAGATACGATCAGCAGTTGATGCAGGGCGAGGATGCCGATGCGCCCAGCGAGACGCAGGTGGCCAAGTTCAACGAATCTCAGTCACCGGGGCAGGTCCAGGTGCAGGTGCAGAAGATCGAGATCCAGAACATGGAGTCCTCGAAGGATCTGACCAAGCACACCTATCCGCCCACGGAATACATGCGACTGTGGCTGCTCATCGGCCGCTGTCACCTTCAGTTCTTCAGGGATTGG ACCCTGACCTACCTGAAGCTGGGCATTCACGTGCTCTGTTCCATTTTGATTGGCTTGTTCTTCGGCGATTCGGGCAGCAATGCCACCAAGCAAATTTCCAACGTCGGCATGATCATGATCCATTGCGTATATCTCTGGTACACCACCATTATGCCGGGCATATTGAGAT ATCCCGCCGAAATAGAGATCATCAGGAAGGAGACCTTCAACAACTGGTACAAACTGCGAACCTATTACCTTGCCACCATCATCACATCCACTCCAGTCCAT ATCATCTTCTCAACGGTGTATATAACGATAGGATATCTGATGACGGATCAGCCCGTGGAGATGGATCGATTTGTTAAGTATTTGCTAAGTGCGGTGGTGGTCACGATCTGTGCGGATGGTCTGGGCGTCTTCCTGGGCACCGTGCTGAATCCAGTG AATGGAACTTTCGTTGGCGCCGTTTCGACGTCGTGTATGCTGATGTTCTCCGGCTTCCTCATCCTGCTGAATCACATTCCGGCTGCCATGAGGTTCATGGCCTATATATCGCCACTTCGCTACGCCCTCGAGAACATGGTGATCTCGCTGTACGGCAACCAGCGTGGCCAGTTGATCTGCCCGCCCACGGAGTTCTATTGCCACTTCAA GAACGCTGTGACTGTGCTGCGACAATTTGGCATGGAGGGCGGCGACTTTGGGTACAACATCCTCATGATCCTCATCCAAATAGCGATATTCAAGGTTCTGGCCTACTTTACGCTGAAGCACAAGATCAAGACGAACTGA
- the LOC6730753 gene encoding ATP-binding cassette sub-family G member 1 isoform X1 has translation MEKLTQELELRTMPGFATSSPFNIVFEDLYYRVEVGKDREKKSVLKGIKGTFKSGELTAIMGPSGAGKSSLMNILTGLTKSGVSGKIEIGKARKLCGYIMQDDHFFPYFTVEETMLMAATLKISNQCVSLKEKRTLIDYLLNSLKLTKTRQTKCSNLSGGQKKRLSIALELIDNPAVLFLDEPTTGLDSSSSFDTIQLLRGLANEGRTIVCTIHQPSTNIYNLFNLVYVLSAGRCTYQGTPQNTVMFLSSVGLECPPYHNPADFLLECANGDYGDQTEALAEAAKDIRWRYDQQLMQGEDADAPSETQVAKFNESQSPGQVQVQVQKIEIQNMESSKDLTKHTYPPTEYMRLWLLIGRCHLQFFRDWTLTYLKLGIHVLCSILIGLFFGDSGSNATKQISNVGMIMIHCVYLWYTTIMPGILRYPAEIEIIRKETFNNWYKLRTYYLATIITSTPVHIIFSTVYITIGYLMTDQPVEMDRFVKYLLSAVVVTICADGLGVFLGTVLNPVNGTFVGAVSTSCMLMFSGFLILLNHIPAAMRFMAYISPLRYALENMVISLYGNQRGQLICPPTEFYCHFKNAVTVLRQFGMEGGDFGYNILMILIQIAIFKVLAYFTLKHKIKTN, from the exons AGAAGAAGTCGGTGCTGAAGGGCATCAAGGGTACGTTCAAGTCGGGCGAACTGACCGCCATAATGGGCCCCTCGGGGGCGGGCAAATCTAGTCTTATGAACATCCTCACCGGTCTGACCAAATCCGGCGTCAGCGGGAAGATCGAGATCGGGAAGGCGCGCAAGCTGTGCGGCTACATAATGCAGGACGATCACTTCTTTCCCTACTTCACCGTGGAGGAGACCATGCTGATGGCGGCCACACTTAAAATCTCCAACCAGTGCGTCAGTCTCAAGGAAAAGCGAACTCTG ATCGACTATCTGCTGAACTCGCTGAAGCTGACGAAGACGCGGCAGACGAAGTGCTCCAACCTGAGTGGCGGCCAGAAGAAGCGCCTGTCCATCGCCCTGGAGCTGATAGACAATCCAGCTGTGCTATTTTTAGACGAGCCCACAAC CGGCTTGgacagctcctcctccttcgaCACCATCCAGCTGCTGCGCGGCCTGGCCAACGAGGGACGGACCATCGTGTGCACCATCCACCAGCCGTCGACCAACATCTACAATCTCTTCAACCTGGTCTACGTGCTCAGCGCGGGTCGATGCACCTACCAGGGCACGCCCCAGAACACGGTCATGTTTCTCAGCAGCGTGGGCCTGGAGTGCCCGCCCTACCACAATCCCGCCGACTTCC TGCTGGAATGCGCGAACGGGGACTACGGCGATCAGACGGAGGCTCTGGCGGAAGCGGCCAAGGACATACGCTGGAGATACGATCAGCAGTTGATGCAGGGCGAGGATGCCGATGCGCCCAGCGAGACGCAGGTGGCCAAGTTCAACGAATCTCAGTCACCGGGGCAGGTCCAGGTGCAGGTGCAGAAGATCGAGATCCAGAACATGGAGTCCTCGAAGGATCTGACCAAGCACACCTATCCGCCCACGGAATACATGCGACTGTGGCTGCTCATCGGCCGCTGTCACCTTCAGTTCTTCAGGGATTGG ACCCTGACCTACCTGAAGCTGGGCATTCACGTGCTCTGTTCCATTTTGATTGGCTTGTTCTTCGGCGATTCGGGCAGCAATGCCACCAAGCAAATTTCCAACGTCGGCATGATCATGATCCATTGCGTATATCTCTGGTACACCACCATTATGCCGGGCATATTGAGAT ATCCCGCCGAAATAGAGATCATCAGGAAGGAGACCTTCAACAACTGGTACAAACTGCGAACCTATTACCTTGCCACCATCATCACATCCACTCCAGTCCAT ATCATCTTCTCAACGGTGTATATAACGATAGGATATCTGATGACGGATCAGCCCGTGGAGATGGATCGATTTGTTAAGTATTTGCTAAGTGCGGTGGTGGTCACGATCTGTGCGGATGGTCTGGGCGTCTTCCTGGGCACCGTGCTGAATCCAGTG AATGGAACTTTCGTTGGCGCCGTTTCGACGTCGTGTATGCTGATGTTCTCCGGCTTCCTCATCCTGCTGAATCACATTCCGGCTGCCATGAGGTTCATGGCCTATATATCGCCACTTCGCTACGCCCTCGAGAACATGGTGATCTCGCTGTACGGCAACCAGCGTGGCCAGTTGATCTGCCCGCCCACGGAGTTCTATTGCCACTTCAA GAACGCTGTGACTGTGCTGCGACAATTTGGCATGGAGGGCGGCGACTTTGGGTACAACATCCTCATGATCCTCATCCAAATAGCGATATTCAAGGTTCTGGCCTACTTTACGCTGAAGCACAAGATCAAGACGAACTGA
- the LOC6730754 gene encoding hepatocyte growth factor-regulated tyrosine kinase substrate isoform X1 — MFRSSFDKNLENATSHLRLEPDWPSILLICDEINQKDVTPKNAFAAIKKKMNSPNPHSSCYSLLVLESIVKNCGAPVHEEVFTKENCEMFSSFLESTPHENVRQKMLELVQTWANAFRSSDKYQAIKDTMTILKAKGHTFPELREADAMFTADTAPNWADGRVCHRCRVEFTFTNRKHHCRNCGQVFCGQCTAKQCPLPKYGIEKEVRVCDGCFAALQRPTSGSGGAKSGPRPADSELPAEYLNSTLAQQVQTPARKTEQELKEEEELQLALALSQSEAEQQKPKLQSLPAAAYRMQQRSPSPEAPPEPKEYHQPPEEATNPELAKYLNRSYWEQRKISESSSMASPSAPSPMPPTPQPQQIMPLQAKSADEVQIDEFAANMRTQVEIFVNRMKSNSSRGRSISNDSSVQTLFMTLTSLHSQQLSYIKEMDDKRMWYEQLQDKLTQIKDSRAALDQLRQEHVEKLRRIAEEQERQRQMQMAQKLDIMRKKKQEYLQYQRQLALQRIQEQEREMQLRQEQQKAQYLMGQSAPPFPYMPPSAVPQHGSPSHQLNNVYNPYAAGVPGYLPQGPAPAPNGHGQFQAIPPGMYNPAMQQPMPPNLQPGGLMQQPAPPGNPQMMPPMPENQFANNPAAILQQPQVPQPQPQQHSIAQPPQMPFQPQPQQIPGQQPQQIPGQQPQQIPGQQPQPIPVQQPQPQPQMGHVMLQQHQAPPAAQAPLVTEIANNQVQAVAAAPAPPQNEPGPASVKAEEPATAELISFD; from the exons ATGTTCCGATCAAGTTTCGACAAAAACTTAG AAAATGCCACCAGTCACTTGCGTTTGGAGCCCGACTGGCCCTCAATTCTCCTGATTTGCGATGAAATCAACCAGAAAGATGTCAC CCCCAAGAATGCCTTCGCCGCCATCAAGAAGAAGATGAACTCGCCCAATCCGCACTCCTCCTGCTATTCCCTCCTGGTCCTCGAGAGCATCGTCAAGAACTGCGGCGCACCCGTTCACGAGGAGGTGTTCACCAAGGAGAACTGCGAGATGTTCAGCAGCTTCCTCGAGTCCACGCCCCACGAGAACGTGCGCCAGAAGATGCTGGAGCTGGTGCAGACCTGGGCCAACGCCTTCCGCTCCTCGGACAAGTACCAGGCCATCAAG GACACCATGACCATCCTGAAGGCGAAGGGACACACGTTCCCCGAACTTCGGGAGGCAGATGCCATGTTCACGGCGGACACGGCGCCCAACTGGGCAGATGGCAGGGTATGCCATCGCTGTCGCGTGGAGTTCACCTTCACCAACCGAAAGCACCACTGCCGGAACTGCGGCCAGGTCTTCTGTGGCCAGTGCACGGCCAAGCAGTGTCCGCTGCCCAAGTACGGCATCGAAAAGGAGGTGCGTGTGTGCGACGGCTGCTTCGCTGCACTCCAGCGCCCGACGAGCGGCAGTGGCGGTGCCAAGTCCGGACCACGTCCGGCGGACAGCGAGCTACCGGCTGAGTATCTGAACAGCACTTTGGCGCAGCAGGTGCAG ACACCAGCCCGCAAGACCGAGCAGGAActcaaggaggaggaggaactgcAGCTGGCCCTGGCCCTCAGTCAATCGGAAGCGGAGCAGCAGAAGCCCAAGCTGCAATCCCTGCCAGCCGCTGCCTATCGCATGCAGCAAAGGTCTCCCAGTCCGGAGGCACCGCCAGAGCCCAAGGAGTACCACCAGCCGCCGGAGGAGGCTACCAATCCGGAGCTGGCCAAGTACTTGAACCGCAGCTACTGGGAGCAGCGCAAGATCAGCGAATCGTCCTCCATGGCAAGTCCCTCGGCACCGAGCCCCATGCCTCCAACTCCGCAGCCCCAGCAGATCATGCCCCTGCAGGCCAAGAGTGCGGATGAAGTGCAGATCGATGAGTTTGCCGCCAATATGCGCACCCAGGTGGAGATCTTTGTGAACCGCATGAAGTCGAACTCGAGTCGCGGCCGCAGCATCTCCAACGACTCCTCTGTGCAGACCCTCTTCATGACCCTGACCTCGTTGCACTCCCAGCAGTTGTCGTACATCAAGGAGATGGACGACAAGCGCATGTGGTACGAGCAGCTGCAGGACAAGCTCACCCAGATCAAGGACTCGCGGGCTGCGTTGGACCAGCTGCGTCAGGAGCACGTGGAGAAGCTGCGCAGGATCGCCGAGGAGCAGGAACGTCAGCGGCAGATGCAGATGGCCCAGAAGCTGGACATAATGCGCAAGAAGAAGCAGGAGTATCTGCAGTATCAACGACAGTTGGCACTGCAGCGCatccaggagcaggagcgcgaGATGCAGCTGCGCCAAGAGCAGCAGAAGGCGCAGTATTTGATGGGACAGTCGGCTCCACCTTTCCCCTACATGCCGCCATCGGCTGTGCCGCAACACGGATCGCCCTCGCATCAGCTCAACAACGTCTATAATCCCTATGCTGCCGGTGTGCCCGGCTATTTGCCTCAGGGTCCTGCCCCGGCTCCCAacggacatggccagttcCAGGCCATTCCGCCGGGCATGTACAATCCGGCAATGCAGCAGCCAATGCCGCCGAATCTACAGCCCGGCGGATTAATGCAACAGCCCGCGCCACCTGGAAATCCCCAGATGATGCCGCCCATGCCCGAAAATCAGTTTGCCAACAATCCTGCTGCTATCCTCCAGCAGCCGCAAGTCCCgcagccgcagccgcagcagcattCGATCGCTCAGCCTCCTCAAATGCCATTCCAACCGCAGCCTCAACAGATTCCTGGACAGCAGCCTCAACAGATCCCTGGtcagcagccacagcagatTCCTGGTCAGCAACCTCAGCCAATCCCTGTTCAGCAGCCCCAGCCACAACCCCAAATGGGACACGtaatgctgcagcagcaccaggcTCCTCCAGCAGCACAGGCACCTCTAGTCACCGAAATCGCCAACAATCAAGTCCaagctgtggctgctgcacctgctccGCCGCAAAATGAACCGGGACCAGCGTCCGTTAAAGCTGAGGAGCCGGCTACGGCGGAACTGATTAGCTTTGATTAA
- the LOC6730754 gene encoding hepatocyte growth factor-regulated tyrosine kinase substrate isoform X2, with product MSSEEELSIEEESPDTMTILKAKGHTFPELREADAMFTADTAPNWADGRVCHRCRVEFTFTNRKHHCRNCGQVFCGQCTAKQCPLPKYGIEKEVRVCDGCFAALQRPTSGSGGAKSGPRPADSELPAEYLNSTLAQQVQTPARKTEQELKEEEELQLALALSQSEAEQQKPKLQSLPAAAYRMQQRSPSPEAPPEPKEYHQPPEEATNPELAKYLNRSYWEQRKISESSSMASPSAPSPMPPTPQPQQIMPLQAKSADEVQIDEFAANMRTQVEIFVNRMKSNSSRGRSISNDSSVQTLFMTLTSLHSQQLSYIKEMDDKRMWYEQLQDKLTQIKDSRAALDQLRQEHVEKLRRIAEEQERQRQMQMAQKLDIMRKKKQEYLQYQRQLALQRIQEQEREMQLRQEQQKAQYLMGQSAPPFPYMPPSAVPQHGSPSHQLNNVYNPYAAGVPGYLPQGPAPAPNGHGQFQAIPPGMYNPAMQQPMPPNLQPGGLMQQPAPPGNPQMMPPMPENQFANNPAAILQQPQVPQPQPQQHSIAQPPQMPFQPQPQQIPGQQPQQIPGQQPQQIPGQQPQPIPVQQPQPQPQMGHVMLQQHQAPPAAQAPLVTEIANNQVQAVAAAPAPPQNEPGPASVKAEEPATAELISFD from the exons ATGAGCTCCGAGGAGGAACTAAGCATTGAGGAGGAATCCCCT GACACCATGACCATCCTGAAGGCGAAGGGACACACGTTCCCCGAACTTCGGGAGGCAGATGCCATGTTCACGGCGGACACGGCGCCCAACTGGGCAGATGGCAGGGTATGCCATCGCTGTCGCGTGGAGTTCACCTTCACCAACCGAAAGCACCACTGCCGGAACTGCGGCCAGGTCTTCTGTGGCCAGTGCACGGCCAAGCAGTGTCCGCTGCCCAAGTACGGCATCGAAAAGGAGGTGCGTGTGTGCGACGGCTGCTTCGCTGCACTCCAGCGCCCGACGAGCGGCAGTGGCGGTGCCAAGTCCGGACCACGTCCGGCGGACAGCGAGCTACCGGCTGAGTATCTGAACAGCACTTTGGCGCAGCAGGTGCAG ACACCAGCCCGCAAGACCGAGCAGGAActcaaggaggaggaggaactgcAGCTGGCCCTGGCCCTCAGTCAATCGGAAGCGGAGCAGCAGAAGCCCAAGCTGCAATCCCTGCCAGCCGCTGCCTATCGCATGCAGCAAAGGTCTCCCAGTCCGGAGGCACCGCCAGAGCCCAAGGAGTACCACCAGCCGCCGGAGGAGGCTACCAATCCGGAGCTGGCCAAGTACTTGAACCGCAGCTACTGGGAGCAGCGCAAGATCAGCGAATCGTCCTCCATGGCAAGTCCCTCGGCACCGAGCCCCATGCCTCCAACTCCGCAGCCCCAGCAGATCATGCCCCTGCAGGCCAAGAGTGCGGATGAAGTGCAGATCGATGAGTTTGCCGCCAATATGCGCACCCAGGTGGAGATCTTTGTGAACCGCATGAAGTCGAACTCGAGTCGCGGCCGCAGCATCTCCAACGACTCCTCTGTGCAGACCCTCTTCATGACCCTGACCTCGTTGCACTCCCAGCAGTTGTCGTACATCAAGGAGATGGACGACAAGCGCATGTGGTACGAGCAGCTGCAGGACAAGCTCACCCAGATCAAGGACTCGCGGGCTGCGTTGGACCAGCTGCGTCAGGAGCACGTGGAGAAGCTGCGCAGGATCGCCGAGGAGCAGGAACGTCAGCGGCAGATGCAGATGGCCCAGAAGCTGGACATAATGCGCAAGAAGAAGCAGGAGTATCTGCAGTATCAACGACAGTTGGCACTGCAGCGCatccaggagcaggagcgcgaGATGCAGCTGCGCCAAGAGCAGCAGAAGGCGCAGTATTTGATGGGACAGTCGGCTCCACCTTTCCCCTACATGCCGCCATCGGCTGTGCCGCAACACGGATCGCCCTCGCATCAGCTCAACAACGTCTATAATCCCTATGCTGCCGGTGTGCCCGGCTATTTGCCTCAGGGTCCTGCCCCGGCTCCCAacggacatggccagttcCAGGCCATTCCGCCGGGCATGTACAATCCGGCAATGCAGCAGCCAATGCCGCCGAATCTACAGCCCGGCGGATTAATGCAACAGCCCGCGCCACCTGGAAATCCCCAGATGATGCCGCCCATGCCCGAAAATCAGTTTGCCAACAATCCTGCTGCTATCCTCCAGCAGCCGCAAGTCCCgcagccgcagccgcagcagcattCGATCGCTCAGCCTCCTCAAATGCCATTCCAACCGCAGCCTCAACAGATTCCTGGACAGCAGCCTCAACAGATCCCTGGtcagcagccacagcagatTCCTGGTCAGCAACCTCAGCCAATCCCTGTTCAGCAGCCCCAGCCACAACCCCAAATGGGACACGtaatgctgcagcagcaccaggcTCCTCCAGCAGCACAGGCACCTCTAGTCACCGAAATCGCCAACAATCAAGTCCaagctgtggctgctgcacctgctccGCCGCAAAATGAACCGGGACCAGCGTCCGTTAAAGCTGAGGAGCCGGCTACGGCGGAACTGATTAGCTTTGATTAA